In Xyrauchen texanus isolate HMW12.3.18 chromosome 27, RBS_HiC_50CHRs, whole genome shotgun sequence, one genomic interval encodes:
- the rassf2a gene encoding ras association domain-containing protein 2a isoform X1, whose amino-acid sequence MGPLPVPFGVHLDCTCALIVVLPCSRDWDIMDDRNDGVRVGENKFISKRSVLSHLKTYNLYYDGKTLQLRHREEEGELVIEGLLNISWGLRRPIRLQMQDDHERIRPPPSSTSWHSGCNLDNQSQEGQTQAPPQMEVTPPEDQSNNGTTQEHEEEEEEDGCDISSQLLRTKSDAGVLRRHTRRSLSDQRRIRRHRFSINGHFYNHKTAVFTPAYGSVTNVRINSCMTTPQVLRVLLNKFKIENSPDDFALYLVHTSGERVQLKRTDYPLVVRILQGPCEQVCKIFLMEQDLGEEIPYEVAQYIKFEMPVLQSFITKLKEEEEREVQKLRSRYKYLRCIIEKQLQCLPEGSTCM is encoded by the exons ATGGGGCCATTACCGGTTCCCTTTGGGGTTCACTTGGACTGCACCTGTGCTCTGATTGT AGTTCTTCCATGCAGTCGTGACTGGGACATAATGGATGACAGGAATGATGGAGTGCGAGTTGGAGAGAACAAATTTATCAGCAA GAGAAGTGTTCTCTCTCATTTAAAGACCTACAATCTGTACTATGATGGAAAGACCCTGCAGCTACGACACAGAGAA GAAGAAGGGGAGTTGGTCATAGAAGGACTCCTCAATATCTCGTGGGGTTTGCGTCGACCAATCAGACTTCAGATGCAGGATGATCATGAGCGAATCAGGCCACCTCCCTCCTCTACCTCCTGGCACTCGGGCTGCAACCTAGACAACCAGAG CCAGGAGGGTCAGACACAGGCTCCACCTCAGATGGAGGTCACGCCCCCAGAGGACCAATCAAACAACGGCACAACACAAGAACatgaagaagaagaggaagaag ATGGATGTGACATCTCTTCTCAGCTTCTTAGAACAAAAAGTGATGCTGGTGTACTGAGACGGCACACAAGGCGGTCTCTTAGCGACCAACGACGAATCAGAAGGCACAGATTTTCCATCAATGGTCACTTCTACAATCACAAG ACAGCTGTTTTTACGCCTGCATATGGATCTGTAACGAACGTCAGGATTAACAGCTGTATGACCACGCCACAGGTGTTGCGAGTCTTACTGAACAAGTTTAAGATTGAGAACAGCCCAGATGACTTCGCCCTCTACCTCGTTCATACCAGCGGAG AGCGTGTTCAGTTGAAGCGTACAGACTACCCGCTAGTGGTAAGAATACTTCAGGGACCATGTGAGCAGGTCTGCAAGATATTTCTCATGGAGCAAGACCTGGGAGAGGAAATCCCATATGAA GTGGCACAATACATCAAATTTGAGATGCCCGTTCTGCAGAGCTTCATCACAAAACTgaaggaagaggaggagaggGAGGTGCAGAAGTTGAGAAGCAG ATACAAGTACCTGCGATGTATTATTGAGAAACAGCTGCAGTGTTTGCCAGAGGGTTCCACCTGTATGTGA
- the rassf2a gene encoding ras association domain-containing protein 2a isoform X2: MDDRNDGVRVGENKFISKRSVLSHLKTYNLYYDGKTLQLRHREEEGELVIEGLLNISWGLRRPIRLQMQDDHERIRPPPSSTSWHSGCNLDNQSQEGQTQAPPQMEVTPPEDQSNNGTTQEHEEEEEEDGCDISSQLLRTKSDAGVLRRHTRRSLSDQRRIRRHRFSINGHFYNHKTAVFTPAYGSVTNVRINSCMTTPQVLRVLLNKFKIENSPDDFALYLVHTSGERVQLKRTDYPLVVRILQGPCEQVCKIFLMEQDLGEEIPYEVAQYIKFEMPVLQSFITKLKEEEEREVQKLRSRYKYLRCIIEKQLQCLPEGSTCM, from the exons ATGGATGACAGGAATGATGGAGTGCGAGTTGGAGAGAACAAATTTATCAGCAA GAGAAGTGTTCTCTCTCATTTAAAGACCTACAATCTGTACTATGATGGAAAGACCCTGCAGCTACGACACAGAGAA GAAGAAGGGGAGTTGGTCATAGAAGGACTCCTCAATATCTCGTGGGGTTTGCGTCGACCAATCAGACTTCAGATGCAGGATGATCATGAGCGAATCAGGCCACCTCCCTCCTCTACCTCCTGGCACTCGGGCTGCAACCTAGACAACCAGAG CCAGGAGGGTCAGACACAGGCTCCACCTCAGATGGAGGTCACGCCCCCAGAGGACCAATCAAACAACGGCACAACACAAGAACatgaagaagaagaggaagaag ATGGATGTGACATCTCTTCTCAGCTTCTTAGAACAAAAAGTGATGCTGGTGTACTGAGACGGCACACAAGGCGGTCTCTTAGCGACCAACGACGAATCAGAAGGCACAGATTTTCCATCAATGGTCACTTCTACAATCACAAG ACAGCTGTTTTTACGCCTGCATATGGATCTGTAACGAACGTCAGGATTAACAGCTGTATGACCACGCCACAGGTGTTGCGAGTCTTACTGAACAAGTTTAAGATTGAGAACAGCCCAGATGACTTCGCCCTCTACCTCGTTCATACCAGCGGAG AGCGTGTTCAGTTGAAGCGTACAGACTACCCGCTAGTGGTAAGAATACTTCAGGGACCATGTGAGCAGGTCTGCAAGATATTTCTCATGGAGCAAGACCTGGGAGAGGAAATCCCATATGAA GTGGCACAATACATCAAATTTGAGATGCCCGTTCTGCAGAGCTTCATCACAAAACTgaaggaagaggaggagaggGAGGTGCAGAAGTTGAGAAGCAG ATACAAGTACCTGCGATGTATTATTGAGAAACAGCTGCAGTGTTTGCCAGAGGGTTCCACCTGTATGTGA
- the LOC127620562 gene encoding uncharacterized protein LOC127620562 produces the protein MFSKCKIVSFTCLLLLTTLFPVVWSRRGGGFGRGGGNRNGGWGGSNRGGWGGGAGQPYHVPPVHTGGSSGSSAGRVAGAAAAGALGGMLIGQGLSSMARPGYGYGGYGGYGHGYGHGYPRYGAGHGGGYSGDLNAGEFRNETDMEYYMGAASVGPIYSCVTVLGPVMTFLLGQYLS, from the coding sequence ATGTTCTCAAAATGTAAAATCGTCTCGTTTACCTGCCTTTTGCTCCTGACAACGCTGTTTCCAGTGGTCTGGTCGCGTCGGGGCGGGGGCTTTGGCCGTGGCGGGGGCAACAGAAATGGAGGATGGGGTGGCTCCAATCGTGGAGGCTGGGGTGGAGGGGCTGGCCAGCCCTACCATGTTCCTCCCGTCCATACTGGAGGTTCCTCTGGATCTAGTGCTGGGAGGGTAGCAGGGGCCGCAGCTGCTGGAGCTCTGGGAGGCATGCTGATAGGTCAAGGCTTGAGCTCTATGGCCCGACCTGGATATGGGTACGGAGGATACGGAGGATATGGACATGGGTATGGGCATGGCTACCCCAGGTATGGAGCAGGACATGGGGGTGGGTATTCAGGAGATCTCAATGCAGGGGAGTTCCGAAATGAGACCGATATGGAATATTACATGGGAGCGGCGTCAGTTGGACCCATTTACAGTTGTGTTACAGTCCTGGGACCTGTGATGACATTCTTACTTGGGCAATATCTGTCATAG